One Vallitalea pronyensis genomic region harbors:
- a CDS encoding ABC transporter ATP-binding protein, translating to MKKVNVVKIFIKMLPRYARVSLPMFIVLQTLSVAHGIFIGLLAPSMQLFFDRVENYAMGQRPLSAAITGLIILGFVQIGSSIIAGIVQFTRKMYYNRAEGVFSLELHEKINKLPPICFEDTKMLNHMNKAFKGKSESVQFTERIIGSITFFAVYFIIMSAYLFRVKPILIISLLLIFIPVLLTQILRTKFFTKAEDKSAPLRREFDYYENCMTGRAYFKETRLLGAFMFFRKQYKDTLSILNKIRFHAVVKSDLAQLGVQMLSLGGHIGILLLLLNALLNGHISVGAFVAIFASVDAMFHLMTRWICYNLGDVASSFGRVQHYLNFLQIPENNGMDVQVPKNMDISLRDVSFTYPNANLRAVKSISFHIKNGETVAVVGENGSGKSTLIRLITGLYVPDEGDVLYGKINTKEISGRSLFKNISAVFQKFQCYQMTLGDNICISHIDISKDDSGLDKICVQAGLDKNDSQFIDGYNTMLSREFDGVDISGGQWQRIAIARSYYRKHRIIVLDEPTAAIDPIEETRIYNQFAKISKNKTAIIVTHRLGSIKLADRILVMKQGKLVEQGTHAELLTNEGEYARLYKSQERWYKD from the coding sequence GTGAAAAAAGTTAATGTGGTCAAGATATTTATAAAAATGCTTCCAAGATATGCACGCGTTTCCCTTCCAATGTTTATTGTATTACAGACCTTAAGTGTAGCACATGGGATTTTCATTGGATTGTTAGCGCCTTCAATGCAGTTGTTTTTTGATAGAGTAGAAAATTACGCTATGGGGCAAAGGCCACTATCAGCTGCTATTACAGGTTTAATCATCTTAGGTTTCGTACAGATTGGTAGCTCTATAATTGCTGGCATTGTCCAATTTACTCGGAAAATGTATTACAACAGAGCAGAAGGGGTTTTTTCACTTGAGCTACATGAGAAAATCAATAAACTCCCACCAATATGTTTTGAAGACACTAAAATGCTTAATCATATGAATAAAGCGTTCAAAGGGAAAAGCGAATCAGTACAGTTTACCGAGAGGATTATAGGGAGTATTACCTTTTTTGCTGTTTACTTTATAATTATGTCGGCTTATCTATTTAGAGTTAAACCGATTCTAATCATTTCTCTCCTATTAATTTTTATACCGGTATTACTAACACAAATTTTACGCACCAAATTTTTTACGAAAGCAGAGGATAAATCAGCCCCTTTACGCAGGGAGTTTGATTATTACGAAAACTGTATGACTGGAAGAGCATATTTTAAAGAAACCCGTCTTTTGGGAGCTTTTATGTTTTTTAGAAAACAATATAAAGATACTTTATCTATTCTAAATAAAATCAGGTTCCACGCCGTAGTAAAATCAGATCTAGCACAATTGGGTGTGCAGATGCTGTCCCTTGGGGGGCATATTGGCATCTTGCTTTTGTTACTTAATGCGTTGCTGAATGGTCATATAAGTGTTGGTGCGTTTGTGGCCATATTTGCTTCTGTTGATGCTATGTTTCATCTAATGACCAGGTGGATATGTTATAATCTGGGGGATGTGGCCAGCAGTTTCGGAAGGGTACAACATTATCTAAATTTTTTACAAATACCAGAAAATAATGGGATGGATGTACAGGTTCCAAAAAATATGGACATATCTTTAAGGGATGTATCTTTTACATATCCCAATGCAAATCTTAGGGCAGTAAAGTCCATATCATTCCATATCAAAAATGGTGAAACCGTAGCAGTAGTTGGGGAAAACGGGTCAGGTAAATCAACTTTAATACGTCTGATTACTGGCTTATATGTACCTGATGAAGGGGATGTACTGTATGGAAAAATTAATACGAAAGAAATTTCAGGTAGGTCATTGTTCAAAAATATATCTGCAGTGTTTCAAAAATTTCAATGCTATCAAATGACCTTGGGTGATAATATTTGCATTAGTCATATTGATATCAGTAAAGATGACTCAGGGTTAGATAAAATATGTGTCCAAGCAGGATTAGATAAAAACGATAGTCAATTTATCGATGGGTATAATACCATGCTATCAAGAGAGTTTGATGGCGTTGATATATCTGGTGGTCAATGGCAACGTATTGCTATTGCACGAAGTTATTATCGTAAGCATCGTATCATCGTACTTGATGAACCTACAGCAGCTATTGACCCCATTGAAGAAACAAGGATCTATAATCAGTTTGCGAAAATTTCAAAGAACAAGACAGCTATTATTGTTACACATCGGCTTGGCTCCATAAAGCTGGCTGACAGAATATTAGTTATGAAACAGGGTAAACTAGTTGAACAAGGGACACATGCAGAGTTATTGACAAACGAAGGTGAATATGCACGCTTATATAAATCTCAAGAGCGATGGTATAAAGACTAA
- a CDS encoding ABC transporter ATP-binding protein — MVILRVLFDKIIHAMIPSLQVLATASFIDTSIKVYNGQAEKSQIALPIISIILLISYEYLMALTGLVREKLSIKLTETFRTAVAEKRAKLEYYHVEYNDTWELIERVGKNTTEWLNSGFDNLTDIGKIFIRIGSVLTILVVQVWWAALLIVTFSIPLFWLAIRSGKANYKASIEAKKHTRRADYLQDLLSGRENVEERALFDYSAEINKRYKEKYFKAYNIDFITQRHYFVKMRGSGIITTVVSIFIAGVLISPLASGEITIGMFTSIISAAFGLVRMMSLELINTTSNLAKSHEYMHDLSAFSNLSETLGAFDLPSDNVQEPKCIEFSNVSFAYPGTDLVILKNLNLKLFAKKHYAFVGVNGAGKSTLIKLLVGLYDNYTGDILIDGKNLRDFSQGELKALFSIVYQDFAKYQISIKDSIGIGNIQGVSIQKIMDVINILGLNDVISKLPEGLNTPLGRIKDRGVDLSGGEWQRVAIARSLISRSTVHILDEPTAALDPVAESEIYELFDKISKDKSTIFITHRLGAARIADEIFVIADGHVTEHGTHEELLNKGGIYAEMFESQRGWYA, encoded by the coding sequence TTGGTAATTTTACGTGTGTTATTTGATAAAATAATACATGCTATGATACCATCTCTACAAGTATTGGCGACTGCAAGTTTCATTGATACCTCTATCAAAGTCTACAACGGGCAAGCTGAAAAAAGCCAAATCGCTTTACCCATAATTTCTATTATACTTTTAATTTCTTATGAATATTTAATGGCACTTACTGGTTTAGTACGTGAAAAGTTGAGCATAAAGTTAACAGAGACTTTTCGTACCGCTGTTGCCGAAAAACGTGCTAAATTAGAATACTATCATGTGGAATATAACGACACATGGGAGTTAATTGAGCGCGTGGGAAAAAACACCACTGAATGGCTTAATAGTGGTTTTGATAACTTGACAGATATAGGTAAGATTTTTATCCGTATAGGCTCCGTTTTAACTATATTGGTTGTTCAAGTCTGGTGGGCGGCATTATTGATAGTGACATTTTCAATTCCGTTATTTTGGCTGGCTATCAGAAGCGGTAAAGCAAATTATAAAGCTTCTATAGAAGCTAAAAAACATACACGTAGAGCCGACTATCTTCAAGATCTATTGTCTGGACGAGAAAATGTGGAAGAACGGGCGTTGTTTGACTATTCTGCAGAGATTAATAAGCGATATAAGGAAAAATACTTTAAGGCCTATAACATAGATTTTATAACCCAACGTCATTATTTTGTGAAAATGAGAGGTTCCGGTATCATAACGACGGTGGTTTCTATCTTTATTGCGGGGGTGCTTATTTCTCCATTGGCTTCGGGTGAAATCACCATTGGTATGTTTACCAGCATTATCTCGGCAGCATTTGGATTAGTACGTATGATGTCATTGGAATTGATAAACACGACAAGCAATTTAGCAAAAAGTCATGAATACATGCATGATTTATCTGCCTTTAGCAATCTCTCTGAAACTCTAGGGGCATTTGATTTGCCTTCCGATAATGTTCAAGAACCCAAATGTATTGAATTTAGTAATGTATCATTTGCTTACCCTGGTACGGATTTGGTCATTCTTAAAAATCTTAATCTTAAGCTATTTGCTAAAAAGCATTATGCATTTGTTGGCGTTAATGGAGCAGGAAAGTCCACACTTATAAAACTCTTAGTCGGTTTATACGATAACTACACAGGAGATATTCTCATTGATGGTAAAAATTTACGTGATTTTTCACAAGGAGAATTGAAAGCATTGTTTTCAATTGTTTATCAAGATTTTGCTAAATATCAGATTTCCATAAAGGACAGTATAGGGATAGGAAATATCCAAGGTGTATCAATTCAAAAGATAATGGATGTTATAAATATCCTAGGACTTAATGATGTCATATCCAAATTACCAGAAGGATTAAATACACCATTAGGGAGGATAAAAGACAGAGGCGTAGACTTGTCAGGGGGAGAATGGCAGAGAGTAGCCATCGCTCGCTCGCTTATAAGTCGCTCTACAGTACATATTCTTGACGAGCCCACTGCTGCTCTTGATCCTGTTGCAGAAAGTGAGATATACGAATTATTTGATAAGATAAGTAAAGATAAATCAACTATCTTCATCACCCATCGTTTAGGTGCAGCTCGCATTGCTGACGAGATTTTTGTTATCGCTGATGGTCATGTAACCGAGCATGGCACACATGAAGAACTTCTCAATAAAGGTGGCATCTATGCTGAGATGTTTGAGTCTCAAAGGGGGTGGTACGCGTGA
- a CDS encoding phage holin family protein, which produces MSKVMYKYIIIVLVLYGSASVFDQINIDQPSTAFLAGLVLIIINMLIKPLLWLVTLPVNIITFGLFSFVISAWMIMLMDWLVGGIQIQGFWFAALLSLIITLCNSLFIEANQRERRRRTYQ; this is translated from the coding sequence ATGAGTAAAGTCATGTATAAGTATATCATCATTGTTTTAGTACTTTATGGAAGTGCTAGTGTCTTTGATCAAATCAATATTGACCAGCCATCTACGGCTTTTTTAGCTGGTTTGGTACTCATCATTATTAACATGTTGATTAAACCCTTACTATGGTTAGTCACCCTCCCTGTCAATATTATTACCTTCGGTTTATTTAGTTTTGTCATCAGTGCATGGATGATTATGCTCATGGATTGGTTGGTAGGAGGAATCCAAATCCAAGGATTCTGGTTTGCTGCATTGTTATCACTTATCATAACCTTGTGTAACAGCTTGTTTATTGAAGCAAATCAGAGGGAACGCCGAAGAAGAACCTATCAATAA
- a CDS encoding SHOCT-like domain-containing protein — MSEERKILDMIEKGQITAEDGMKLLEALRNVEPEVEEVEELETTMESQGSREFKYLKVRVLTEKGDTKVNVNIPMKLVKAVGGVLPHLNNFIPDDVQEDLDEKGINFNKMQLGKIIEALESGVLDDTTLVDIETNDDEDGITQVKVYVE; from the coding sequence ATGAGTGAAGAAAGAAAGATATTAGATATGATTGAAAAGGGGCAAATAACAGCAGAAGATGGGATGAAGTTATTGGAAGCTTTAAGAAACGTTGAGCCAGAAGTAGAAGAAGTTGAGGAACTTGAAACAACAATGGAATCTCAAGGGTCTCGAGAGTTTAAATATTTGAAAGTTAGAGTACTTACTGAAAAAGGTGATACCAAAGTCAATGTGAATATTCCCATGAAATTAGTAAAAGCAGTTGGCGGCGTATTACCCCACTTGAATAACTTTATTCCAGATGATGTGCAAGAAGATTTGGATGAAAAAGGTATTAATTTTAATAAGATGCAATTAGGTAAAATTATTGAAGCCCTAGAGTCAGGAGTTCTTGATGATACAACACTTGTGGATATTGAAACAAATGATGATGAAGATGGTATAACACAGGTAAAAGTGTATGTGGAATAG
- a CDS encoding DUF2089 domain-containing protein translates to MKYKAPGKCPVCGEKLAITKLNCPKCTTAIEGEFKPCPYCRLPKDELDFINTFIMCRGNIKDVEKTLGISYPTVRSKLDSVIKSLGLQDEAKKRTRREEMRAMKEEAMAELKEAMADLKVAKEEILDNLSEGRLTMEEAMNAIKELKL, encoded by the coding sequence ATGAAATACAAAGCCCCGGGAAAATGTCCTGTATGTGGCGAGAAATTAGCCATAACTAAGTTGAATTGTCCGAAATGTACGACGGCAATAGAGGGTGAATTCAAACCTTGTCCTTATTGCCGATTACCAAAAGATGAACTTGACTTCATTAACACATTTATTATGTGTCGAGGGAATATTAAAGATGTTGAAAAAACATTAGGCATATCTTATCCCACGGTAAGAAGCAAATTGGATAGTGTGATTAAGTCTCTTGGGTTACAAGATGAAGCCAAGAAGCGAACAAGACGTGAAGAAATGAGAGCCATGAAAGAAGAAGCCATGGCAGAACTAAAAGAAGCCATGGCGGATTTAAAAGTTGCAAAGGAAGAAATCCTTGATAATCTTTCAGAAGGACGTTTAACCATGGAAGAAGCCATGAATGCCATTAAGGAACTAAAATTATAA
- a CDS encoding Tex family protein, with amino-acid sequence MDILKALEKELGIKGWQVEATVKLIDEGNTIPFIARYRKEMTGSLSDEVLRDFNDRLVYMRNLEAKKEQVIASIDEQGKLTDALKTSILSAKTLVEVDDLYRPYRPKRRTRATIAKEKGLEPLATLIWMQNLTEPLDLVAAKYINEEKEVKTAEDAIHGAKDILAEMISDEADYRKEIRRRTFTKGKLIVKAKDAAVESVYEMYYDYDEEIKKIAPHRILAINRGEKEKILVVKIEAPTDDISRYLRSRTVREENPYTTGVLEEVIEDSYKRLIGPAIEREIRNDLTENAEEGAIKVFGTNLVQLLMQPPIMGKVVLALDPAFRTGCKIAVIDGTGKVLDTTVIYPTPPVSKVAEAKAKLKALIETYKVDIIAIGNGTASRESELFVVDMLKEMNQTIHYIIVNEAGASVYSASKLGTEEFPTFDVALRSAVSIGRRLQDPLAELVKIDPKSIGVGQYQHDMNQKRLGETLSGVVEDCVNKVGVDLNTASPSLLQYISGINKTIAKNIVNHRETEGKFANRKQLLKVAKLGPKAYEQCAGFLRIINGDNPLDNTGVHPESYKASMRLMEELGYDVTDIKDNSVKGMKSKIQSVEAMAENLGVGVPTLEDIMKELEKPGRDPREEMPKPILRTDVLEMEDLQEGMILKGTVRNVIDFGAFVDIGVHQDGLVHISQMADKYIKHPLEVVAVGDIVDVKVINIDVKKKRIGLSMKA; translated from the coding sequence ATGGATATATTAAAAGCACTGGAAAAGGAACTTGGTATTAAGGGGTGGCAGGTGGAAGCTACTGTGAAGTTAATTGATGAAGGGAATACCATTCCTTTTATTGCAAGATATCGGAAAGAAATGACAGGGTCGCTGAGTGATGAAGTGCTTCGTGATTTCAATGACAGATTAGTGTACATGCGTAATCTGGAAGCTAAAAAAGAACAGGTCATTGCAAGTATTGATGAACAAGGCAAATTAACAGATGCTTTGAAAACATCGATTTTATCGGCTAAGACATTGGTTGAAGTGGATGATTTGTATAGGCCTTATCGACCTAAACGCAGAACAAGAGCTACCATAGCAAAAGAAAAGGGATTAGAACCCTTGGCTACCCTTATATGGATGCAGAATCTAACAGAGCCCCTTGACCTTGTAGCTGCTAAGTATATCAATGAGGAAAAAGAAGTGAAGACAGCAGAAGACGCTATTCATGGAGCAAAAGATATATTAGCAGAAATGATATCCGATGAAGCAGATTATCGAAAAGAAATTAGACGAAGAACCTTTACGAAAGGTAAACTCATCGTAAAAGCCAAAGATGCGGCAGTAGAATCTGTCTATGAGATGTATTATGATTATGATGAAGAGATTAAAAAAATCGCACCTCACCGTATTCTAGCCATTAATCGTGGTGAAAAAGAAAAAATCCTAGTGGTGAAGATTGAAGCACCGACAGATGACATTAGTCGCTATCTTAGAAGTAGAACTGTACGTGAGGAAAACCCTTATACAACAGGTGTGTTAGAAGAAGTTATTGAAGACAGTTACAAGCGTCTCATTGGACCAGCTATTGAGCGAGAAATTCGCAATGATTTAACAGAAAATGCCGAAGAAGGTGCTATCAAGGTTTTTGGAACGAATCTGGTACAACTGCTTATGCAGCCTCCTATTATGGGTAAAGTGGTGTTAGCCCTTGATCCAGCCTTTCGTACAGGGTGTAAGATTGCTGTCATTGATGGCACAGGGAAAGTTCTGGATACGACGGTGATATACCCAACGCCGCCTGTCAGTAAAGTGGCTGAAGCGAAAGCAAAATTAAAGGCGTTGATTGAGACATACAAGGTGGACATTATAGCCATAGGTAATGGAACAGCGTCAAGAGAATCGGAGTTATTTGTTGTTGACATGTTAAAAGAGATGAATCAAACCATTCATTACATCATTGTTAATGAAGCAGGAGCGTCTGTTTATTCGGCATCCAAACTTGGAACAGAAGAATTTCCAACCTTTGATGTTGCCTTAAGAAGTGCTGTATCCATTGGTAGACGCTTGCAAGACCCGTTAGCGGAGTTGGTTAAAATTGACCCCAAATCCATCGGTGTAGGGCAATACCAACACGATATGAATCAAAAACGACTTGGAGAGACTTTATCGGGTGTTGTGGAAGATTGTGTCAATAAAGTAGGTGTTGACCTGAATACAGCGTCACCATCCTTACTACAATATATATCAGGTATTAACAAGACCATCGCTAAAAATATTGTCAATCATCGAGAGACAGAAGGTAAATTTGCTAACCGTAAACAACTGTTGAAGGTCGCTAAACTTGGACCAAAGGCTTATGAGCAATGTGCCGGGTTCTTAAGGATTATTAATGGTGATAATCCCCTTGATAACACAGGTGTTCATCCAGAATCCTATAAGGCCAGTATGCGGTTAATGGAAGAACTAGGGTATGACGTTACAGACATAAAAGACAATAGCGTTAAAGGGATGAAGAGTAAGATACAAAGTGTTGAGGCCATGGCTGAAAACCTAGGTGTAGGTGTTCCCACATTAGAAGACATCATGAAAGAGCTTGAAAAACCAGGTCGTGACCCTCGTGAAGAAATGCCAAAACCCATTCTTAGGACAGATGTTTTGGAAATGGAAGACCTACAAGAAGGTATGATCCTAAAAGGTACCGTTAGAAATGTGATTGATTTTGGGGCTTTTGTTGATATAGGTGTACACCAAGATGGACTGGTGCATATATCTCAAATGGCGGATAAGTATATCAAGCATCCCTTGGAAGTCGTTGCAGTTGGCGATATCGTGGATGTGAAAGTTATCAATATTGATGTAAAGAAAAAGAGAATAGGGCTTTCCATGAAAGCATAG
- a CDS encoding carbohydrate ABC transporter permease, whose translation MDVNIKKRRKIVSYIILSLFSLTTIYPMVWIFQNSLKTSNDVIKSSFSLPTSLFLDNFGKAMIRLNILRGYGNSLIISGVVVGAVIFFGALAAYALARHVFKGNKLVRTLVMGSLLIPVFATILPVFEMMSRLKLIDQHVGVILPQIAGNLPFTILVISSFMENIPKELEEAGVMEGCNIWHIFQKIIVPISKPAFATTAIFTFLWSYNDLFTSLIIMRTKAKMPINVLLTEISSQYGTDYGLMCAVIVLIIMPVLIFYLLAQRQIVEGMTAGAIKG comes from the coding sequence GTGGATGTAAACATAAAAAAGAGAAGAAAAATTGTCAGTTATATCATTCTGTCCTTATTTTCACTAACGACCATCTATCCAATGGTGTGGATTTTCCAAAACAGTCTAAAAACCTCTAACGATGTGATAAAAAGTTCCTTTTCATTACCCACATCTTTGTTTTTAGATAACTTTGGAAAGGCTATGATACGACTGAATATATTAAGAGGCTATGGTAATAGTTTGATCATATCCGGTGTTGTGGTAGGTGCCGTTATCTTCTTCGGTGCTTTGGCAGCTTATGCCCTTGCCCGACATGTGTTCAAAGGGAACAAACTGGTGAGGACCCTTGTCATGGGAAGCCTATTGATACCTGTATTTGCTACCATTTTACCCGTGTTTGAAATGATGAGTCGATTGAAACTCATTGATCAACACGTTGGTGTTATTTTGCCTCAGATAGCAGGTAATCTACCCTTTACCATTCTGGTCATCAGCAGTTTCATGGAAAATATACCAAAAGAATTAGAAGAAGCAGGTGTGATGGAAGGCTGCAACATCTGGCATATTTTCCAAAAAATCATTGTGCCCATCAGTAAGCCTGCATTTGCTACAACAGCCATATTTACGTTCTTATGGTCCTATAACGATCTCTTTACCTCACTTATTATCATGCGTACAAAAGCCAAAATGCCCATTAATGTGTTATTGACAGAGATTAGCAGTCAATACGGCACGGACTATGGGTTAATGTGTGCTGTCATTGTTTTGATTATTATGCCAGTCTTAATCTTCTATTTATTAGCGCAACGCCAGATTGTAGAAGGTATGACAGCAGGAGCGATTAAAGGATAG
- a CDS encoding carbohydrate ABC transporter permease: MSFVKSFYKTDGFIESIFVGVDNYKRLIQDATIHIAFINTFKLMFYVCVFQVGFGIVLAILVDGIKRGSKFFRTVYFFPIVISATAIGMMFKLFYTYDGGLFNSIILMLNKWIPWLHLESTIWITTKSALRMIALPTVWQYIGFYFVIVLTAIKQIPRYLYESAYLDGINGFSKTIYITLPLIKNQIITCFILAITGTLKVFDMALVITEGGPLNQSQILGLYMYQKAFIDNRFGYGAAISVLIVVLGLSISLLVNKVFKKEDITY; this comes from the coding sequence ATGAGTTTTGTAAAAAGCTTTTATAAAACCGATGGTTTTATAGAATCTATTTTTGTAGGTGTTGACAATTATAAAAGACTCATACAAGACGCTACCATTCATATCGCTTTTATCAATACCTTTAAGCTTATGTTTTATGTCTGTGTGTTTCAAGTGGGTTTTGGTATTGTATTAGCTATATTGGTGGATGGTATTAAACGAGGCAGTAAATTTTTTAGAACCGTGTACTTCTTTCCCATTGTCATATCAGCAACAGCCATTGGTATGATGTTTAAGCTTTTTTATACTTATGATGGTGGTTTATTCAACAGTATCATCCTCATGCTGAACAAATGGATACCTTGGCTTCACTTAGAATCCACCATTTGGATTACCACCAAATCGGCACTCAGAATGATTGCGTTACCAACCGTATGGCAGTACATCGGTTTTTATTTTGTGATTGTATTAACGGCCATCAAGCAAATACCAAGATATCTCTATGAATCTGCTTATCTGGATGGTATCAACGGTTTTTCCAAGACCATCTATATCACATTGCCTTTAATTAAAAACCAAATCATTACCTGTTTTATTCTAGCCATTACAGGAACCCTCAAAGTATTCGATATGGCTTTAGTGATTACGGAAGGTGGTCCCCTTAATCAATCTCAAATTCTTGGTTTATACATGTATCAAAAAGCTTTCATTGATAATCGATTTGGTTATGGTGCAGCCATATCTGTGCTGATTGTTGTGTTGGGTTTATCCATTTCGCTCCTTGTCAACAAAGTTTTTAAAAAAGAAGATATCACCTATTAA
- a CDS encoding ABC transporter substrate-binding protein: MKKQWRVLSIFIIVIMVMTMVVGCGSNEKQTDSKKTGDNTDKESTSKVELRIVTMFGGTDPSTEVFEQSLKDYMDQYPNVTIKNESMTAVGDEFRTKVKTDFATGNEPDVTFFFTGADAVGIINAGKVMPYEEIWTKYPNVGKAITDGVKESMREEDNKIYALPMTGFYEGLFVNKALFEQHNLALPTTWEHLLKAVDVFRANDIVPFAGPIAQSHYMIEHFILSQAGAEGHKDVLDGDLPQDWIQGLNNMKDLYEKKAFAADALTMDIELAQNLFKQEKAAMILEGSWFIGGCEDALKDKMTVMPMPVAPDGKMDATSIVAGYSTGYYISRKAYDDETKQKAVVDLVEFLTSADQIKAIATANGGTPSANVQVEGLPALATEGHQMAAKAKTLNMPIDSRLTPEAFNYIVKDGVPYIVEGQRTPEEVLKEVKNLNQ; the protein is encoded by the coding sequence ATGAAGAAACAATGGAGGGTTTTAAGTATTTTTATCATCGTCATCATGGTGATGACCATGGTTGTTGGGTGTGGAAGTAATGAGAAACAGACCGATTCAAAAAAAACGGGGGATAATACAGATAAAGAAAGCACAAGCAAAGTAGAATTAAGGATTGTCACCATGTTCGGAGGGACAGACCCTTCCACAGAAGTATTTGAACAGTCGCTGAAAGACTACATGGACCAATATCCAAATGTAACTATTAAAAATGAATCCATGACCGCTGTTGGTGATGAATTTAGAACAAAAGTAAAGACAGATTTTGCAACGGGTAATGAACCGGATGTGACGTTCTTCTTCACAGGAGCAGATGCAGTAGGTATTATCAATGCTGGAAAAGTGATGCCTTATGAAGAGATATGGACCAAATACCCAAATGTTGGTAAAGCTATTACAGATGGTGTCAAAGAATCCATGCGTGAGGAAGATAACAAAATTTATGCGTTACCAATGACGGGATTTTATGAAGGGTTATTTGTAAATAAAGCTCTATTTGAACAACATAATCTAGCATTACCCACCACTTGGGAGCATTTACTAAAGGCAGTAGACGTTTTCCGTGCCAATGACATTGTGCCATTTGCAGGCCCTATCGCCCAATCCCATTATATGATTGAGCATTTTATCTTATCCCAAGCTGGAGCAGAAGGTCATAAGGATGTCTTAGATGGTGATCTTCCACAAGATTGGATACAAGGATTGAATAACATGAAAGACCTCTATGAAAAGAAAGCATTTGCAGCGGACGCCTTAACCATGGATATTGAGTTGGCACAAAACTTGTTTAAACAAGAAAAGGCAGCCATGATTCTTGAAGGTTCTTGGTTTATTGGTGGATGTGAAGATGCTTTAAAAGACAAAATGACGGTTATGCCAATGCCCGTAGCACCTGATGGAAAAATGGATGCTACATCCATTGTTGCAGGATACTCCACAGGTTATTACATTAGCCGAAAAGCTTATGATGATGAAACCAAGCAAAAAGCGGTAGTGGACTTGGTGGAATTCCTTACATCAGCAGACCAAATCAAAGCCATAGCAACAGCCAATGGTGGTACACCATCTGCTAATGTTCAAGTGGAGGGGTTACCAGCTCTTGCTACAGAAGGGCATCAAATGGCAGCTAAGGCAAAGACCCTGAATATGCCAATTGATTCAAGGTTAACACCAGAAGCCTTTAACTATATCGTCAAAGACGGTGTTCCTTATATTGTAGAAGGGCAGAGGACACCTGAAGAGGTGCTAAAAGAAGTTAAAAATCTCAATCAATAA
- a CDS encoding response regulator transcription factor: protein MYRILLIDDEETIVEGLKKLVPWSEIDCDIIGVAVDGQDGLDQCRQLKPDIVISDIRMPKLSGLEMIRQIKALKKDVKFVLLTGFREFEYAREAVNLGVVKFLLKPTNIEDIKSAVLEAINQMDEEREKVKDIEVLRKKLHKYNMINHEEIPPEDKGHKEDKNKYLTGQAIQFIKDQHHHKLDLQTVADHLYISSWYLCKILRKEVGSSFVELLNEVRIQHAKKLLINTHDKIYEITEKVGYVDTPYFSRTFKKHVGLTPKQYRDQNWQQ, encoded by the coding sequence ATGTATCGCATATTACTTATTGACGATGAAGAAACCATTGTGGAAGGTTTAAAAAAATTAGTACCCTGGTCAGAGATTGATTGTGACATTATAGGTGTAGCAGTAGATGGCCAGGATGGACTTGATCAATGTAGACAGCTAAAACCAGATATTGTTATTTCGGACATTAGAATGCCAAAACTCTCAGGCCTTGAGATGATACGCCAAATAAAAGCATTGAAGAAAGATGTGAAATTCGTCCTGCTAACGGGGTTTAGGGAATTTGAATATGCTAGAGAAGCTGTTAATCTAGGGGTTGTAAAATTTCTACTCAAACCAACCAACATTGAAGATATTAAATCTGCTGTATTGGAAGCCATTAATCAAATGGACGAAGAACGGGAAAAAGTAAAAGACATTGAAGTGCTGAGGAAAAAACTACATAAATATAACATGATCAATCATGAAGAAATACCCCCTGAAGATAAAGGACATAAAGAGGATAAGAATAAATACCTGACAGGTCAAGCCATTCAGTTTATCAAAGATCAGCACCACCATAAATTGGACCTTCAGACAGTGGCTGACCACTTATATATCAGCTCTTGGTACTTATGTAAAATACTTAGAAAAGAAGTAGGCAGCAGTTTTGTAGAGTTACTCAATGAAGTACGGATACAACATGCAAAAAAACTGCTCATCAACACCCATGATAAAATATATGAAATTACAGAAAAAGTAGGCTATGTGGACACACCTTATTTTTCAAGAACGTTTAAAAAACACGTCGGACTTACACCAAAACAATATCGGGATCAAAATTGGCAGCAGTAG